One Streptomyces sp. V4I8 genomic window carries:
- a CDS encoding universal stress protein — translation MTEQHSHRFERGTDGPKVIVVGVDGSDSSLRAAAYAAGLARRQHALLAVVYVQPVMTAGAALGAPVAETTDEIAEDLIAQIRDATERLKGIFEVRWEFHTFPGDPYNGLVKAADDLKADAVVVGASEQAGHRIVGSVAVRLVKAGRWPVTVVP, via the coding sequence GTGACGGAACAGCACTCGCACCGGTTCGAGCGGGGCACGGACGGACCCAAGGTCATCGTGGTCGGGGTGGACGGCTCCGACTCCTCGCTGCGCGCGGCGGCGTACGCCGCCGGCCTCGCGCGACGGCAGCACGCGCTGCTCGCCGTCGTGTACGTGCAGCCGGTGATGACCGCGGGCGCGGCCCTCGGGGCGCCGGTCGCGGAGACGACCGACGAGATCGCCGAGGACCTGATCGCCCAGATCAGGGACGCGACCGAGCGCCTCAAGGGGATATTCGAAGTCCGCTGGGAATTCCACACCTTCCCGGGCGACCCGTACAACGGCCTGGTGAAGGCGGCGGACGACCTGAAGGCCGACGCCGTGGTGGTGGGCGCGTCGGAACAGGCCGGGCACCGGATCGTCGGTTCCGTCGCCGTGCGGCTGGTCAAGGCGGGGCGGTGGCCGGTGACGGTGGTGCCGTAG
- the lysX gene encoding bifunctional lysylphosphatidylglycerol synthetase/lysine--tRNA ligase LysX, with amino-acid sequence MSATVEAPREKSTKGPIRSPRHGFLSRVPEGFATFFGALGVLCVLLAFIPPLRTALRPVVEALDQIIVPVSANLAYAVFLFLLAAATAARKKIAWWLVVIYLALLVLTDVLGTVFGDYTDSLPSLIVCGLALALLIVARGEFYAASRRAAVRRAFGVLVVGLAVGILVGWGLVELFPGTLPQSQRLAWAADRVCGGLVSGASYDGRPPRPLYFLLGLFGALALLNAAATLFRSQRMEAALHDDEEARIRALLKAYGGQDSLGYFATRRDKAVVFSPSGKAAVTYRVEAGVCLASGDPVGDREAWPHAIAVWLDAARRHAWVPAAMGASEDGATAYARAGLGALQLGDEAILNVPDFDLDGRDMRVTRQAVHRVRRTGAHCRIRRHSTLTETEMEEILGKADAWRDTETERGFSMALDRLGDPADGDCLLVEALGEDGELLALLSFVPWGGDGVSLDLMRRDRGRAPNGVMEFMVAELCAAAPKSGIRRISLNFAVFRSVFEEGARIGAGPVLRLWRRLLLFFSKWWQLEALYRSNAKYQPQWFPRFICYGEAASLARISLASGIAEGFVSVPSLHKLRRKGHPRGGPRPATTEGLPSLAALGLDGGDEAGAAGPDAGLPEQVRIRHHTLDRLRADGVDPYPVGIPDRTHALADIRAGEQVTVAGRILLVRDFGGIVFAVLRDWSGDHQLALTRKDSGAALDRFTADTDIGDLISATGPAGVSDKGEPTVFVTSWQLIGKCLRPLPDKRRGLADPEAKVRMRYLDLVSSPAARDVVRARSTAVQAVRQGLLARGYLEVETPVLQQIHGGANARPFTTHINAYDLDLYLRIAPELYLKRLCVGGLEKVFEMGRTFRNEGVDYKHNPEFTILEAYQAYADYDVMLDLVRELIQDAATAAFGSSLAHKDGEEYDISGQWPVKTVYGAISEVLGEEIDPGTELLRLHRHCDRVGVPYVADDGHGDIVLEMYERLVEEKTQLPTFYKDFPTDVSPLTRQHRTDPRLAERWDLVAFGTELGTAYSELTDPVEQRRRLTAQSLLAAGGDPEAMELDEDFLDALEYAMPPTGGLGIGVDRLVMFLTGLTIRETLPFPLVRRR; translated from the coding sequence ATGAGTGCCACCGTGGAGGCCCCCCGGGAGAAGAGCACCAAGGGCCCGATACGGTCGCCCCGGCACGGCTTCCTGAGCAGGGTGCCGGAGGGCTTCGCGACCTTCTTCGGCGCCCTGGGCGTGCTCTGCGTCCTACTGGCCTTCATCCCACCCCTGCGGACCGCGCTCCGCCCGGTCGTGGAAGCCCTCGACCAGATCATCGTCCCGGTCAGCGCCAACCTCGCCTACGCCGTCTTCCTCTTCCTGCTCGCCGCCGCGACGGCCGCCCGCAAGAAGATCGCCTGGTGGCTGGTCGTCATCTATCTCGCACTGCTGGTCCTGACCGACGTGCTCGGCACGGTGTTCGGCGACTACACCGACTCCTTGCCGTCCCTGATCGTGTGCGGCCTCGCCCTGGCCCTGCTGATCGTCGCCCGGGGGGAGTTCTACGCCGCCTCCCGCCGCGCCGCCGTACGCCGGGCCTTCGGCGTCCTGGTCGTCGGGCTGGCCGTCGGGATCCTGGTCGGCTGGGGGCTGGTCGAGCTGTTCCCCGGCACGCTGCCGCAGAGCCAGCGGCTGGCCTGGGCCGCCGACCGGGTCTGCGGCGGTCTCGTCTCCGGCGCCTCCTACGACGGACGCCCGCCCCGCCCCCTGTACTTCCTGCTCGGCCTGTTCGGCGCGCTCGCCCTCCTCAACGCCGCCGCGACGCTGTTCCGCTCGCAGCGCATGGAGGCCGCCCTGCACGACGACGAGGAGGCCCGCATCCGCGCCCTCCTCAAGGCATACGGCGGCCAGGACTCCCTCGGCTACTTCGCCACCCGGCGCGACAAGGCCGTCGTCTTCTCACCCAGCGGCAAGGCCGCCGTCACCTACCGCGTCGAGGCCGGCGTGTGCCTCGCCAGCGGGGACCCGGTCGGCGACCGCGAGGCCTGGCCGCACGCCATCGCCGTCTGGCTGGACGCGGCCCGCCGGCACGCCTGGGTGCCCGCCGCGATGGGCGCCTCCGAGGACGGGGCCACCGCCTACGCGCGCGCCGGACTCGGTGCCCTCCAGCTCGGCGACGAGGCGATCCTGAACGTTCCGGACTTCGACCTCGACGGCCGCGACATGCGAGTGACCCGGCAGGCCGTCCACCGCGTCCGCCGCACCGGCGCCCACTGCCGCATCCGCCGCCACTCCACCCTCACCGAGACGGAGATGGAGGAGATACTCGGCAAGGCCGACGCCTGGCGCGACACCGAGACCGAACGCGGCTTCTCCATGGCCCTGGACCGCCTCGGCGACCCGGCCGACGGCGACTGTCTCCTCGTGGAGGCCCTCGGCGAGGACGGCGAACTGCTCGCCCTGCTCTCCTTCGTGCCCTGGGGCGGGGACGGCGTCTCCCTGGACCTGATGCGCCGTGACCGCGGGCGCGCCCCCAACGGCGTCATGGAGTTCATGGTCGCCGAACTGTGCGCCGCCGCACCGAAGTCCGGCATCCGCAGGATCTCGCTGAACTTCGCCGTGTTCCGCTCGGTCTTCGAGGAGGGCGCCCGCATCGGCGCCGGACCCGTACTGCGGCTGTGGCGGCGCCTGCTGCTGTTCTTCTCCAAGTGGTGGCAACTGGAGGCCCTCTACCGCTCCAACGCCAAGTACCAGCCGCAGTGGTTCCCGCGCTTCATCTGCTACGGCGAGGCCGCCTCCCTCGCCCGGATCAGCCTCGCCTCCGGCATCGCCGAGGGATTCGTCTCCGTACCGTCGCTGCACAAACTCCGCAGAAAAGGGCACCCGCGAGGCGGGCCACGTCCTGCGACCACCGAAGGACTGCCCTCGCTGGCGGCGCTCGGCCTCGACGGAGGGGACGAGGCCGGGGCCGCCGGGCCGGATGCGGGCCTGCCCGAACAGGTCCGCATCCGGCACCACACCCTCGACCGGCTGCGCGCCGACGGCGTCGACCCCTACCCGGTCGGCATCCCGGACCGCACCCACGCCCTCGCCGACATCCGCGCGGGCGAACAGGTCACCGTCGCCGGCCGGATCTTGCTCGTGCGCGACTTCGGCGGCATCGTCTTCGCCGTGCTGCGCGACTGGTCGGGCGACCACCAACTCGCCCTCACCCGCAAGGACTCCGGCGCCGCACTCGACCGCTTCACCGCCGACACCGACATCGGCGACCTCATCTCCGCCACCGGCCCGGCCGGCGTCAGCGACAAGGGCGAACCCACCGTCTTCGTCACCTCCTGGCAGCTCATCGGCAAGTGCCTGCGCCCCCTGCCCGACAAACGCCGCGGTCTCGCCGACCCCGAGGCCAAGGTCCGCATGCGCTACCTCGACCTGGTCTCCAGCCCCGCCGCCCGCGACGTGGTCCGCGCCCGCTCCACCGCCGTCCAGGCCGTGCGCCAGGGCCTTCTGGCACGTGGCTACCTGGAGGTCGAGACGCCGGTGCTCCAGCAGATCCACGGCGGCGCCAACGCCCGCCCCTTCACCACCCACATCAACGCCTACGACCTCGACCTCTACCTGCGCATCGCACCCGAGCTGTACCTCAAGCGGCTGTGCGTCGGCGGCCTGGAGAAGGTCTTCGAGATGGGCCGCACCTTCCGCAACGAGGGCGTCGACTACAAGCACAACCCCGAGTTCACGATCCTGGAGGCCTACCAGGCGTACGCCGACTACGACGTGATGCTCGACCTGGTCCGCGAGCTGATCCAGGACGCCGCGACCGCCGCCTTCGGCTCGTCGCTGGCCCACAAGGACGGCGAGGAGTACGACATCTCCGGGCAGTGGCCGGTCAAGACGGTGTACGGCGCGATCTCCGAGGTGCTCGGGGAGGAGATCGACCCCGGCACCGAACTGCTCCGCCTCCACCGGCACTGCGACCGCGTGGGCGTGCCGTACGTCGCCGACGACGGCCACGGCGACATCGTCCTGGAGATGTACGAGCGGCTCGTCGAGGAGAAGACCCAGCTGCCCACCTTCTACAAGGACTTCCCCACCGACGTCTCCCCGCTCACCCGCCAGCACCGCACCGACCCGCGGCTCGCCGAACGCTGGGACCTCGTCGCCTTCGGCACCGAACTCGGCACCGCCTACTCCGAGCTCACCGACCCCGTCGAACAGCGCCGCCGCCTCACCGCCCAGTCCCTGCTCGCCGCCGGGGGCGACCCCGAGGCGATGGAACTCGACGAGGACTTCCTCGACGCCCTCGAATACGCCATGCCCCCCACCGGAGGCCTCGGCATCGGCGTCGACCGACTGGTCATGTTCCTCACCGGCCTGACGATCCGCGAGACCCTGCCGTTCCCGCTGGTACGGCGCCGCTGA
- a CDS encoding polysaccharide deacetylase family protein has product MTKDQLPTGPLTRRRVLLAGVAAVGAAGSAGLLATVTGDGDEPVRAAAPVAGPQARSALKPSTYRLQPLTGYGPPRAAPRRTLVRRAPLLRVSGRGRTMVLTFDDGPDPRYTPYILDTLREYDVRAMFFVCGEMVVQNKDLLARMAEEGHVVGNHTWSHPLLTRLSRDRIRKEMERTSDVVEETYGERPAWFRAPYGAWNRTAFQIGAELGMEPLAWTVDTLDWTTPGTHTIVDRVENGAAPGVVVLSHDAGGDRSQSVRALRTYLPQLLDAGYYVTVPKRRYG; this is encoded by the coding sequence ATGACGAAGGATCAGTTGCCCACAGGTCCGCTCACGCGACGCCGCGTGCTGCTCGCCGGTGTCGCCGCCGTCGGCGCGGCCGGCAGCGCCGGACTGTTGGCGACGGTCACGGGCGACGGCGACGAGCCGGTCCGGGCCGCCGCTCCGGTCGCGGGCCCGCAGGCACGCTCCGCGCTCAAGCCCTCCACGTACCGCCTCCAGCCCCTGACGGGGTACGGCCCGCCCAGGGCGGCACCGCGCCGCACCCTCGTACGGCGCGCGCCCCTGCTGCGCGTGTCCGGACGCGGCCGCACCATGGTGCTGACCTTCGACGACGGCCCCGACCCCCGCTACACGCCGTACATCCTGGACACCCTGCGCGAGTACGACGTCCGCGCGATGTTCTTCGTGTGCGGCGAGATGGTCGTCCAGAACAAGGACCTCCTGGCACGGATGGCCGAAGAGGGCCATGTCGTCGGCAACCACACCTGGTCCCACCCGTTGCTCACCCGGCTCAGCCGCGACCGGATCCGCAAGGAGATGGAGCGCACCAGTGACGTCGTCGAGGAGACCTACGGCGAACGACCCGCCTGGTTCCGCGCGCCCTACGGCGCCTGGAACCGCACGGCCTTCCAAATCGGCGCCGAACTGGGCATGGAACCGCTCGCCTGGACCGTCGACACCCTCGACTGGACCACCCCCGGCACCCACACCATCGTCGACCGGGTCGAGAACGGCGCCGCCCCCGGCGTCGTGGTGCTCTCGCACGACGCCGGGGGCGACCGCTCCCAGAGTGTCCGGGCGCTGCGCACCTATCTGCCGCAACTGCTGGACGCCGGGTATTACGTCACCGTCCCGAAACGGCGGTACGGGTGA
- a CDS encoding class F sortase produces MSASEAAELAEEEERRKKRAPWGVIALVLLTGLALVRNGSGEFDAGPPQPASAAAPDRRVSGGLFAGAAQPLPYALPDRVRIPGIQVDAPVIPVGLDVDGWVGAPPPEDPNLAGWFTGSVSPGEKGTAVVVGHVDNTQGPAVFYGLGALQKGNRVEIVRKDGKTAVFEIYGIEVFEKNDFPGDRVYASKGSAELRVITCGGGFSEQGGYDGNVVAFASLVEVR; encoded by the coding sequence ATGTCTGCGTCCGAGGCGGCCGAACTGGCCGAAGAGGAGGAGCGGCGGAAGAAGCGTGCTCCCTGGGGTGTGATAGCGCTTGTCCTGCTGACCGGCCTCGCGCTCGTTCGCAATGGCTCGGGCGAGTTCGACGCGGGGCCGCCGCAGCCCGCGTCGGCGGCCGCTCCGGACCGGCGGGTGTCCGGCGGCCTCTTCGCGGGTGCCGCGCAGCCGCTGCCGTACGCGCTGCCGGACCGGGTCAGGATCCCCGGGATCCAGGTGGACGCGCCGGTCATCCCGGTCGGCCTGGACGTGGACGGCTGGGTCGGCGCGCCGCCGCCCGAGGACCCCAATCTGGCGGGCTGGTTCACCGGCTCCGTCTCCCCCGGCGAAAAGGGCACAGCGGTGGTCGTCGGCCATGTCGACAACACCCAGGGCCCCGCCGTGTTCTACGGTCTCGGGGCCCTGCAGAAGGGCAATCGCGTCGAGATCGTCCGCAAGGACGGAAAGACGGCCGTTTTCGAGATCTACGGCATCGAGGTGTTCGAGAAGAACGACTTCCCCGGCGACCGGGTCTACGCCTCCAAGGGGAGCGCCGAATTGCGGGTCATCACCTGCGGAGGCGGTTTCTCCGAGCAGGGTGGTTACGACGGCAACGTCGTCGCTTTCGCCAGCCTGGTCGAGGTTCGCTGA